The Aquila chrysaetos chrysaetos chromosome 19, bAquChr1.4, whole genome shotgun sequence genome includes a region encoding these proteins:
- the LOC115353615 gene encoding LOW QUALITY PROTEIN: vitelline membrane outer layer protein 1-like (The sequence of the model RefSeq protein was modified relative to this genomic sequence to represent the inferred CDS: deleted 1 base in 1 codon) produces the protein MPLLVPAILCLLGSCCLQGMEAREYGSILTVPNGGPWGSWGHKRFCPSSYAKGFEVKVEPYQGFLAFGDDTALNGIRLLCTDGTVIESSMGWWGNWTEAQLCPRKKLVSFSLHVEEAQHLHDNTAANNVRFACSDGTKLEGWGLSGGHFSPWSSSCTSGAVCGLQLKVEEPQGKGDHTALNDMRVFCCE, from the exons ATGCCGCTGCTCGTCCCGGCCAtcctctgcctgctgggctcctgctgcctccagggCATGGAGGCAAGGGAATATGGGTCCATCCTCACAGTGCCCAATGGAGGCCCCTGGGGCTCTTGGGGGCACAAACGCTTTTGTCCCAGCAGCTACGCTAAGGGATTTGAAGTGAAG GTGGAGCCCTACCAGGGATTTTTGGCT TTTGGCGATGACACGGCTCTGAATGGCATCCGCCTGCTCTGCACAGATGGCACAGTCATCGAGTCCTCCATGGGGTG GTGGGGAAACTGGACTGaggcccagctctgccccagaaAAAAGCTGGTTTCCTTCTCGCTGCATGTGGAAGAGGCGCAGCACCTGCATGACAACACAGCGGCCAACAATGTGAGGTTTGCCTGCTCAGATGGGACAAAGCTGGAGGGCTGGGGACTTTCAGGGGGTCACTTCAgcccctggagcagcagctgcacctCTGGGGCCGTCTGTGGGCTCCAGTTAAAGGTGGAGGAGCCCCAGGGCAAGGGGGACCACACAGCTCTCAATGACATGAGAGTCTTCTGCTGTGAATAA